AGAGCCAGTGGTTTGCAGCCTGTGGCAGGAGTGGGGTGACAGAAGCAGGGTGAGCTGCTCACCAGCATCAACTCTGCCTCCCAGGTTGCTTCCACTGGGGCCTTTACTCCACCGTGGGCTGACCCCAGCTCCGGCATCCAGGATGTGCAGCTGGAACAGATGCCTGGACAGGGACTCTGGGGGGTAAcgtggggctgggagcatcTGCTGTGGCCACTGAGCCACACGTGGCTCTAGGCAAGTGGCTTTGTGTGGTCGGGCATgaagaaggagctgcaggggatCCCACGTGGGGTACCCCAGGCTCAGCCCCCCAAGGTGAGCAGTAGCACCTGGGGCCTGGGGAGGCAGGAGAAAGGGACAGGTCCTTGTGGGGACACCATATCTTGTCCCTGTGCAAGACGGTCCGGCTGGCAGACGCTGCCCGTGCTGGCGGCCGTGACGCACCGGTGCcggctggccctgctgcctggGGCCAGCGCATCgatggccctgctggccctACTGCCCCGGGGCCAGCACAACAGCGGCCCtgcgccccgccccgcgcaggGCTGAGGGTGAGGATGCTCGTTGGAGAATGTATTTATACCCTGTCACCCGTGCAGAGTAACAAATTCCAAATAAAACAgaagtgatatttttaatagcGGTGTGTCTCGCCTCTTCTTGGAGCATGCAGGGCCCGGGGACTACTGGGCTGGGTGGggtgccctgtgctgctcctcgTGTCCCTGGCGCCCCCTCACAGAGGCAGCGGGAGGCCCCCGGTATCATCCACCACGTCAGGGTGCCGGACCCCCACATGCAAGCTGGCACCATACCATCCAGGACTGCCATCACCATGTGCCACAGTGGAGgggtgtccccacatccccccagccccgctgcccccagcactgggaccCCATGTGGGAACGCATCTGTCCCACAGCCTCCTCCCTCCGAACTTCAAACcgctttcccagcctttcccagctgaGTTCCCCTCCCCCTATTTGCcaaagagaaaagctgctggTTTCATTTCTTCTTAATGTAATTTCAACTGGAGTTGCCATGGAAACCTGGAACGGAGTTGGGGGGGCTGCATTGCCTCCAGGCAGCGTGTAGACACTGGAGCCACGGCCGAGGCCCCGAGCCAGGGGAGCCGGGGCAGGCACGGGGAcaggctgtgcaggaagccGAGTGTGGGGCTCTGTCCTCCTCCCCACGGGGCACCTTTGCAGCTCCAGTGCCACGGGCACATGTCGCCCTGTTCAGCACCGTGCTCGAGACCCTGTGCTGGACACCCCTAAaagccctggtgctgcccatTGTGGCCTCCCACAGGGTGCCTGGTGCCCTTTTGAAGGGGTGATGCCTTTCTGCCCCAGGTTAGAGGATTGTCCTGCCCTTCTGTCCCCTCTCCTCATCcttgtgcagccccagctgcatGCTGCCACATGTGCCAGCATGGCCAACCCAGCTAGGACCCCAAGGCAAGCTGGTGACAGACAACCCACTGCTATTGTGCTACCGCCTGTGCAAAACTCCTGAGGCTGCCATCTGTCCAGGGTGTCCTTGACCATCAACAGTTTTCCTTTGGAGACCTGGCAAAGCTCAAGGGACACTGTATCCCAGAGGATACGAACAGTTTATATCTGCATGACAGCTGTGAGACATCCTCTGCTTCAGGGCACATGTTTAGGGCTGCTGGCAAGGAGAACCATAAGGGAACTCAACTGTAAAGGTGTCCCTGGCATGGGAGGGAGTGAGTGACCTGTGGCTGGCCTCTGGCTGCTCGAGGATTCACAGccagcaggagggcagggatgctgcttTTCACAGAAGCATCGCTGGGATGGTGCCCTGGGATAGTTCCCCACACCTCTGATGCACCCAGGACACGGGAGAGCAGACTCGCAGGCAGGCAGAACAAGCTGTTAAGTCTTAGGCTGCAGccccctctgccctgtgctgcagcagcacaaaggatTTCTGTGCTCACCCACTGCTAGTGACCTTCCTGGCAGTTGACTCAGACCAGAGGGTTTTGTCTCTTTGAGAACAGCAGCCTAGATCCAGGgatgcctgtgctgctgccagtccAAGCCTGGaagccagcagcccctgcactgcAGTGACCATCCAGTGAGGAGGCTGAGCCATTCAcagggccagccctgcctggagcagaaTGGCCGGGGAAAGGGGACTCTGGAGGCCTCCTCTGAAGTCCTCCTGACAGTGGAGCTGTTTCAGTGATGGCTCAAGCTTGATTTCGTCCATCGTACCCATACAGACTGCTGGGCTGCAAGTTCTTTGACCCTAGCAGGATGCCAGCAGCTGCGTCACCTCCGTCCCACCATCCGCATGCTGACTCAGTCCTGGCCATCTCATCAGCTTCTCTGCGTTAGACGTGCCCACGTCTTTGAACTCTTACGCTGCAACTTCAGACATCAATTAACTTCACAATTAGCGTCATTAACAAGAAGCCCGTTTCTAGCCCACGTGGCGGCGGGCGGGGCACTTTTCTGAGTACTGGAGGCAGCGCCGGCCACGGCTGTTGAGTACAGCCTGTCCTTCACCGATGGCTTTTGCAGTTTAACCTGCCGCCAACAGGCGAGggggctgcctgtgctcacGCCCACCTCTGGCacctctgctcctcccagccagctccctgcGAGGACAACGGGCGGGCATCGTGCCGGACAGCAACACCCCTggttcctcctcctctttcctgttgttttctttctccacttTTACCGTATTTTAGATGGATTCCCACGCTGAGCCGCGCCGGGTGCTGCCGCGGGCAGgtgcggccccgccgcccccggcccggccccgccgcccccggcccggccccgcagcgccACCTGGTGCCACGGCCGGCGACCCCCCCCCGCCGCACGGCCCCAACCCCCGGCGACCCCTCTACCGGCTGCCAGCGCTCCCCAGCCACCCCTATCCAGCAATCGCCAGTGACCTCCCGCCTGGCTCCCAGGGCCCTCCAGCAAGACCCCTAGACTGACTCCCAGGGACCCCTCTCCCCGCGCCAACCTCCCATTGTGCTTCGTTCCACTTAGCCCGCCCCAGTGCTCACCAGTCTGCCCTTCTCTTGACCCCGCCAGTGACCCCCACCCAGCCCGATCGCGCCAGCCTGGCCCCACTAGCCCCTTGCTCCCCCAGTGTGCCCTCCGCTAACCCCTAGGACCCGTCCAGGGTGCGGGACCTGGGCGgtgccgccgctgccgctccTCGCCGGCGCTGCTGACTCAGGTGCGGCGGCTTATCAGAGACTGAGATTGTGGCCCCTATGGCCCAAGCCAGCCCTGCATCACCGGCCACCCCCGGTATCTCACTGCCCACAGACCTCCGCCCTGCCGCGGGGGCACCCCTCGCGGCCCCCCGCCGCTCCGCAGTGCCACCCTGCCGTCCCCGTGCGGGAGACGCCCCGGCATCATCGTCACCCTCATGTAAGGGACGGCGCGCGGGCTCCTGCAGCCCGGCCCAGGGGCCCAGGATGAGCGGCAGGGTCGCCGTGTCCCACACGGGGTGCTGGGCGGCGGGACCTTGAAGCGGGCCAGCCGAGTTAATCGTTGACAGGCTGTTTGCCTTTTCCCGGCTGCACTTTTACACATTAAATCTGGGTATTGGTGGCTCCCCAGGGACCAGCCGGCAGCCTGAAGCACCAGATCAAGGTGCTCCAGGAGCCGGGGGTAGCCAGGGTCATCCCGCGGGTGGAGAGCAGGGCTCCGCCACGGTGCACGTGCCTGGCTTGCAAGGAATGCGGCGGGGAGGATGCTCACAGCAGGGGAGTGGGGCCACGGGGACCAGAAATCTCCAGTCCCCCGGGATGGTCTCTCCCGGGGGACTGGCCCTGCCCCAGCGCTGCCGTAGCCCCGGGGTTGGCCGCGGGGGATGCTCAGCCGCGGTGGTGGATGCGGGTGGGTGCGAGCCAGGCTGGACGCACCTGCGGTGTTTACTTGGCGAGCCGTGGAAGGAGCAAGGCTGTTTGGGAGGGGGTGGGTGACGTGCCTGCAGGGCAGTATAAAGTCCAGGGTGGTGCGGTGGAGACCGATTGCTGCAATCCCGAAGAGCATTGATTGTCCGTCCTGGTGTCGAGGTGAGGAGCTGGCGGGCACAGCACCGTTGCAGGGGTGACCGCATGTCCCCCAGCCGGGGAGCACCGGGGGGGCCCAGAGTGGGGGCCACAGCAGCGCTCGGCCCTGGgcctgggagaggagagccGGCAATGCTGGCCCTCATGGCGGGAGTGGGGAGCGGGGCACTGAAGGCACAAGCGGCGTCCTCACGGCTTTGCTGGACGGTCTTTGGCCGCCACCGCTTGCACAGCTCCGGCTGCTCGCGCCTTTGGGCTGAGGGGAGGAGGTGGCATTTGGGATGGAATTAATTGCCCTGCCAGCCTGCGGGCACCCAGCTGGGAGGCTTTACTGGGTGTGCTGCTGGGGTGTACTGAGGCTGGGGACAAAACCCAAGGGACATGGCGCCATCCCcgcagggatggggcacagtGTAACAGCGCGGCTGGGACACCAGCCCTGAGGGGCACGGGGGCTGTGCGAGCACAGGGATTGTTGTCCCCACCAGCATGTCCGAGCGGTAGGGCAGCGTCAGTGCGTCCCTCGCGGCGGAGGAGCGCGGCCCCAGCGCGCAGCCAGCGTCACTCCTCCGGGCTTTCTCCCGCGTCTCCAGCGGCACACGCGGGGCAGCTCTAATGCCCTCCTCACAGACGTTGACGCTGGTACCAGAGCCTTGAGGAGGTGGCAGCACTCACAGCAGCGGTACCCGAGGGCTCGGCGGCGCACCGAGTGCTCGGTGCCAGACCCCTACTCCAGTGCCGTCCATGCGGGATGGGCACGCAGCTGGGCTCGGCCGTGCTTCCCGGGGAAGGGACCTCCGGACACCCTGCGTGGCCCGTCCGGCACAGCGATGTCTGTGGCTGGGTGCCGCCACGAGCAGCCCGCGGTGGGGAGGCCGTGGCCGCCGTGGTCGGTGCGGGGCGTGGTGGGGAGGTGGGAGTGGGTGCAGGGCCGAGCAGCGGGAATGCAGCACACAGGCACTTTGTTTGGCCAGGGTGGGCGGAAGTCAGGGCGTTAGATCTGAATGCTAAAGTGTGTTGTTCAGGGGCCGATAAAGGCCCCATTGTATGTAAATAGTTTATAAAGCACCATATGACTTCCAGTgcagggcagtggcagagagAGACGAGGGCAGGCggagcagagctctcctgcGGGAGGCATGAGACCTTAGAGGGGCCACTGGGGGCAGCTTGCGAGGACCCTTCCTCACCGGCAGGTACGCGTTGCCAGGATCCTTCACACTGGGgggtggctgctcccagccacccGGACTCATGCAGGGGGGTGGGAagcagctcccggggctgctCAGTGCCAGCGGATGGCTCTGGTGAGGCAGGGGTCTGTGTTGGGGGTGGGGTCGCCCCGTGTTCCTTGGGCAAGGAaggtcctggggggggggggggtggcagtgcagggctgcACGGGGGGAGCCCCCCAGCTCAGGACTCCCTGGCCATGCTCCTGCAGATAATGGGAGGACAGAGGGAGGCACTGGTGCAGTGGAGCCCATGAAGTTCCTCGGGACCATTCCTAGCCAAAGAACTCGGCACTGGGTACTGGTGGTCCCTGCGAAGGTGTGGGAGCTTCGCCCCCATTCTCTGTGGCCGCTGTGGGTTAGGATCCCTGTGCCAGTGTGGGGCGGCAGGACTGGAGAgtctggcactgctggggcagccagcctcctgcctgctctggccAAAATGCCGCCTTGAGCCGTGTCAGGAGCAGGAACCGCGCTGCCATCCCCCTGTCTGTCGATCCTGCTCTccacctgccagggctgcccacccaGTCGCTCCCAGGtccctcctggggctgctggcactggagcCAGGACCTGCTGGCTCTCAGCCAGGGATCCTTCCTGCTCCTAACACCATCCCTCACCGCTCTCTCCTGCAGACGTGAGAAACGATGAATTGGGCCGGCCTCTACACGGTGCTGAGCGGGGTGAACCGCCACTCCACTGCCATCGGGCGCATCTGGCTCTCCGTCATCTTCATCTTCCGGATAATGGTGTTAGTGGTGGCAGCCGAGAGCGTCTGGGGGGATGAGAAATCTGCCTTCACCTGCAACacccagcagcctggctgcaaCAGCGTCTGCTATGACCACTTCTTCCCCATCTCCCACATCCGTCTGTGGGCCCTGCAGCTCATCCTCGTCACCACACCAGCCCTTCTCGTGGCCATGCACGTGGCctaccagcagcaccaggagaagAAGCTGCTGGTGCTGACAGGGCACGCAGATGCCAAGCACATGGAAGAGGTCAAGAAGCACAAGATGCGCATAGCGGGTTCGCTGTGGTGGACGTACGTCTGCAGCGTGGTCTTCAGGCTGCTCTTCGAGGCCGTGTTCATGTACATCTTCTACATGCTCTACCCCGGCTACCAGATGATGCGGCTGGTTAAGTGTGAGGCTTACCCCTGCCCCAACACTGTCGACTGCTTCATCTCCCGGCCCACTGAGAAGACCATCTTCACTGTCTTCATGCTGGTCACCTCCAGTATCTGCATCATCCTCAACATGGCAGAGCTGGTCTACCTGGTGGTGCGGGCTTGCGCCCGCCGAAGCCAGCACCACACCAACCCCTCGTCGGGGAAGGGCTCCTTCTACGGGCACAAGCATTCCTCCGAGTACAAGCAGAATGAGATCAACCAGCTGCTGACAGAGCAGGACGGTTCCCTCAAGGACATGCTGCGTCGCAAttctgggctgcaggagaagggtGACCGCTGCTCTGCCTGCTAGGGCCACCACTGCGGGGGCCCTGGCCCCACAGTTGCCCCAGGGGCCTgttgctgtccctgtcccaagGATAGTATCCCTCAGGCGCGAGTCTGGCTCTCCTAGATGGCCAGGAGGCCATCCTGGGCCATTAAATCTCCATTCTCAGGTGCTGCCTCCCTCCTTTCTGCTCTGGCCGGGATatgccaggagctggggtgCCCAGTGTGGGGTGTCCATCCTTGCACCCAAGCCCTGGTGGGTGTCAcgaggggctgtgggggctgcagtgccagggctgagctggggctgtggctgtgttgcCCTGACAGCCGGCAGCAGCCAGTGACCCCTGGGTGGCATTGATCAGTGTCCAAGGGCTTGCGCTCCCCCAGCACCAGTCCCTGCAGCCCCGAATATAATTAGAAAAGTGCCCAGACcaaaaatagagggaaaaagTTTCCCCAGTGGCTGTTTGATGTGCCAGTCACAATGAAAGCCAATGGGGCACGCAGCTGCCCCGTGCCGTTGGGTGACTGGACAGACGGAGCAGGCAGACCTGTCCGCACCCCAcggaggagctggggagcagcatcCCCCACCACCCCACTGACAGGAGCGGACGGCGCGGGAGCACCGGGCTCTGCCCCACGCACCGTCTACGGTGAGAGGTCCCCGTGCCGGATCACCGCCGCGGTTGTTCCCCGTggtgctcccagctctctgctggagGCCTTTGCTCCCCCTGCTCTCCTTGTGACAGGTTAGGGGGTCCCCTGGGACGCGGGATGGGGACGCTTCAGGCACAGCCTTGGGTTGGGTCTGTGCACACCTGCTTGACCAGGGAGTGGGGAGGCATCTTGGCGGGTTGTGGGGCGGCTGTGTCTGGAGAGTGGCTGTCTTGCAGGGCACCGCAGCAAAGGCCATGGGGGACTGGAGCCTGCTGGGCCGGCTGCTGGAGAATGCCCAGGAGCACTCCACAGTGGTGGGGAAGGTCTGGCTCACCGTCCTCTTCGTCTTCCGCATCCTGGTGCTGGGGGCAGCCGCGGAGCGGGTCTGGGGTGACGAGCTGTCTGGCTTCTCCTGCGACACGCAGCAGCCCGGCTGCCAAAGTGCCTGCTACGACAGCACCTTCCCCATCTCCCACCTCCGCTTCTGGGTCCTGCAGATCATCTTTGTCTCCACCCCCAGCCTT
The sequence above is a segment of the Vidua chalybeata isolate OUT-0048 chromosome 14, bVidCha1 merged haplotype, whole genome shotgun sequence genome. Coding sequences within it:
- the GJB1 gene encoding gap junction beta-1 protein, producing MNWAGLYTVLSGVNRHSTAIGRIWLSVIFIFRIMVLVVAAESVWGDEKSAFTCNTQQPGCNSVCYDHFFPISHIRLWALQLILVTTPALLVAMHVAYQQHQEKKLLVLTGHADAKHMEEVKKHKMRIAGSLWWTYVCSVVFRLLFEAVFMYIFYMLYPGYQMMRLVKCEAYPCPNTVDCFISRPTEKTIFTVFMLVTSSICIILNMAELVYLVVRACARRSQHHTNPSSGKGSFYGHKHSSEYKQNEINQLLTEQDGSLKDMLRRNSGLQEKGDRCSAC